The following are from one region of the Terriglobia bacterium genome:
- a CDS encoding flap endonuclease, producing MDVYLIDGTYELFRHFFAVPSATDASGQEIGAVRGVLASVVSMIEKGTTHLGVATDHVVESFRNELYPGYKTSEGVPPELLSQFSILEEALDSMGVKVWPEVYFEADDALASAAAKAANDERVEQVLICTPDKDLGQCVAGNRVVQLDRRRDILRDEAGVVEKFGVRPQSIPDYLAVVGDSADGYPGVAGWGLKAATLVLSQYPHLEDIPKDSQAWHPSIKRARALSESLFSAWDDALLFRTLATLRLDVPVFESVEDLRWKGPRPNFEETCRRIKAPELARRVGSVTPLD from the coding sequence ATGGATGTTTATCTGATCGACGGCACCTACGAACTGTTCCGCCACTTTTTTGCCGTGCCCTCGGCAACAGACGCGAGCGGACAGGAAATCGGCGCGGTGCGTGGCGTTCTCGCTTCCGTCGTGTCGATGATTGAAAAGGGCACAACCCATCTGGGCGTTGCCACGGACCATGTTGTCGAATCTTTTCGCAATGAGCTTTATCCCGGCTATAAAACCAGTGAAGGTGTCCCGCCGGAGTTGCTGTCGCAGTTCTCTATCCTTGAAGAAGCGCTTGACTCCATGGGCGTAAAGGTCTGGCCGGAAGTTTACTTTGAAGCCGATGATGCGCTTGCTTCGGCCGCTGCCAAAGCTGCCAACGATGAGCGCGTCGAGCAAGTTTTGATCTGTACGCCGGATAAAGATCTGGGCCAGTGCGTCGCCGGCAACAGAGTTGTGCAGCTTGATCGACGGCGCGACATCCTGCGCGATGAAGCCGGCGTGGTGGAAAAGTTTGGCGTCAGGCCGCAGTCGATTCCGGACTATCTCGCTGTAGTCGGAGACAGTGCGGATGGCTACCCCGGCGTGGCGGGATGGGGGCTGAAAGCCGCTACGCTTGTCTTATCGCAATATCCTCATCTTGAAGACATTCCCAAGGATTCGCAGGCTTGGCATCCTTCGATCAAGAGAGCCCGCGCTTTATCGGAATCATTATTCAGTGCGTGGGATGATGCGCTGCTGTTTCGCACATTGGCAACCCTGCGGCTTGATGTGCCGGTGTTCGAGTCGGTCGAGGACCTTCGGTGGAAAGGCCCACGGCCGAACTTTGAAGAAACGTGCCGTCGAATCAAGGCGCCAGAGCTTGCTCGTCGCGTGGGCAGCGTCACGCCTTTGGATTAG
- a CDS encoding sterol desaturase family protein: MKNFFRVALSLGVLAGLVLLECKRPLRRDRESKLRRNTRNLAVAALGALTVQLLEAPAVQPLARSVEKRRLGLLKQVHLPRPLEIVTAVLLMDYTLYLWHVLTHRVPFLWRFHAVHHVDLDLDASTALRFHFGELAVSMPYRAAQVLLIGVDTEALSYWQLFLSLSILFHHSNVRLPRRLESALSWFLVTPRMHGIHHSNEPDEANTNWSSGLACWDRIHRTFRLDVPQEEITIGVKGIDTEDRVRLPEILTQPFRNIPEVEAFLRAPEAD, translated from the coding sequence ATGAAAAATTTCTTTCGCGTGGCGCTGAGTCTTGGAGTGCTCGCCGGTCTTGTGCTGCTGGAATGCAAGCGCCCGTTGCGACGCGATCGTGAATCCAAACTTCGCCGCAATACCCGCAACCTGGCCGTTGCCGCGCTAGGCGCGCTCACCGTGCAACTTCTGGAAGCGCCCGCCGTCCAGCCTCTGGCGCGATCGGTGGAGAAAAGAAGGCTAGGTCTGCTGAAGCAGGTGCACCTGCCACGACCACTTGAGATTGTCACCGCTGTTCTGCTGATGGATTACACGCTCTATCTCTGGCACGTGCTCACGCACCGTGTTCCATTCTTGTGGCGATTTCATGCAGTCCATCACGTTGATCTGGATCTGGACGCGTCCACCGCGCTCCGATTCCACTTCGGCGAACTCGCGGTTTCGATGCCGTATCGCGCCGCGCAAGTTCTGCTGATCGGCGTTGATACTGAAGCGCTCAGTTACTGGCAGCTGTTTCTTTCGCTATCAATCCTGTTTCACCATTCCAATGTCCGTCTGCCTCGCCGATTGGAATCTGCGCTGAGCTGGTTTCTGGTTACGCCGCGCATGCACGGCATTCATCATTCGAATGAACCGGACGAAGCCAATACCAACTGGTCAAGCGGCCTGGCGTGCTGGGACCGTATTCATCGCACTTTTCGGCTCGATGTGCCGCAGGAAGAGATAACCATCGGCGTGAAAGGGATTGATACAGAAGACCGCGTGCGGCTGCCGGAAATTCTTACTCAGCCATTTCGCAACATCCCTGAAGTCGAAGCTTTCTTGCGAGCCCCTGAAGCGGACTAG
- a CDS encoding acyl-CoA dehydrogenase family protein, which yields MATTTSIRAFKKGAGFLLEDTPAEEIFTREQLSEEHIAIERTVEEFWANEVEPNLPAIRQKKPGVALEVLRKSARLGLLGISVPEKFGGMEMDLPSVMVVAEVMGRDASYAGWHSAHTGIGSLPILFFGSEQQKEKYLPRLVSGELLAAYALTEPLAGSDALAARTRADLSADGKHYILNGQKMWITNGGAADVFIVFAKVGGEKFTAFIVERAFGGLTSGAEEHKMGIQGSSTTAIYFDNVKVPVENVLGEIGRGHVIAFNILNIGRLKLGPAVMGAAKSILATSIKYAKQRKAFGVAIASFGAMQHKLAEMAIRIFATESMAWRVVGLIQAQLSGAEHGSADSAKVELKAAEEYAAECSMVKVFAAEMLDYVADEGVQIHGGYGFHQDYAVERYYRDARINRLFEGTSEINRLVISGMPLKRAARGLLPLLEAAQKELRDTNRQDESGADPETGLVRNTKRIALFTLGVAHQKHGADLEKHQEVVMSLSDLFMETFAMESTLLRCRNLAANGNSTAKDICQVFLRDAITRMQAASQNVLSACSGNDLEHHMTRLRSLAEYQPVNAIALRRGITERLLGSERYIF from the coding sequence ATGGCGACGACAACTTCCATTCGTGCGTTCAAGAAAGGCGCGGGGTTTCTGCTGGAAGACACGCCGGCGGAAGAAATTTTTACGCGCGAGCAGCTGAGTGAAGAGCACATCGCCATTGAGCGCACGGTGGAAGAGTTCTGGGCCAATGAAGTGGAGCCGAATCTGCCTGCTATCCGCCAGAAAAAACCCGGCGTCGCGCTGGAAGTACTGAGGAAGTCAGCCAGACTTGGATTGCTCGGCATCTCTGTGCCGGAAAAATTTGGCGGCATGGAAATGGACCTGCCTTCAGTCATGGTGGTGGCCGAAGTGATGGGACGCGATGCGTCGTATGCAGGCTGGCATTCCGCGCACACCGGCATTGGATCACTGCCAATTCTTTTCTTCGGTTCGGAGCAACAAAAAGAAAAATATCTTCCGCGCCTTGTGAGCGGCGAGCTGCTGGCCGCGTATGCGCTCACTGAACCGCTTGCAGGCTCTGATGCGCTGGCTGCACGCACCCGCGCCGATCTGAGCGCTGACGGCAAGCATTACATTCTGAACGGACAGAAGATGTGGATCACCAATGGCGGCGCGGCGGATGTGTTCATCGTGTTTGCCAAAGTGGGTGGAGAGAAGTTCACGGCATTCATCGTGGAACGCGCATTTGGTGGCCTGACCAGCGGCGCTGAAGAACACAAGATGGGCATCCAGGGCAGTTCCACCACCGCCATCTACTTTGACAATGTAAAAGTGCCGGTAGAGAACGTGCTGGGCGAAATTGGTCGCGGACACGTGATTGCTTTCAATATCCTCAATATTGGGCGGCTCAAGCTGGGGCCGGCCGTGATGGGCGCGGCCAAAAGCATTCTTGCCACCAGCATTAAATATGCCAAGCAGCGCAAAGCGTTCGGCGTGGCCATTGCCAGCTTCGGGGCCATGCAGCATAAGCTGGCGGAGATGGCGATCAGGATTTTTGCTACTGAATCCATGGCTTGGCGTGTGGTAGGACTGATTCAAGCACAATTGAGCGGCGCGGAACACGGCAGCGCCGATTCCGCCAAGGTTGAACTCAAGGCCGCTGAGGAATACGCGGCTGAATGCTCAATGGTAAAAGTTTTTGCCGCGGAGATGCTGGATTACGTGGCCGACGAGGGTGTACAGATTCACGGCGGCTATGGATTCCACCAGGACTATGCCGTCGAGCGCTACTACCGTGACGCGCGCATCAACCGTCTTTTTGAAGGCACCAGTGAAATCAATCGTTTGGTGATCTCGGGTATGCCGTTAAAACGTGCAGCACGCGGTCTCCTGCCATTGCTGGAAGCCGCACAAAAGGAATTACGCGACACCAATCGCCAAGATGAAAGCGGCGCTGATCCGGAAACGGGCCTTGTCCGCAATACAAAAAGAATTGCATTGTTTACTCTGGGGGTTGCACATCAGAAACACGGCGCGGACTTGGAGAAACATCAGGAAGTGGTGATGAGTCTTTCTGATCTTTTCATGGAAACCTTTGCCATGGAATCCACTTTGCTCCGCTGCCGGAATCTTGCCGCAAACGGGAACAGCACCGCCAAAGATATCTGCCAGGTCTTTCTTCGCGACGCCATCACCAGGATGCAGGCAGCTTCGCAAAATGTGCTGAGCGCCTGTTCCGGTAACGATCTGGAGCACCACATGACGAGGCTGAGATCGCTGGCGGAATATCAACCGGTGAATGCAATCGCGCTTCGCCGCGGCATCACAGAGCGGCTTCTGGGGAGTGAACGCTACATCTTCTGA
- a CDS encoding acyltransferase — translation MSDFLYKSVESFGSKIKGRPFHLDRSIPLSLLLGLMLRRAIWLMRGVFKLLFLQRRVATVFMAKGVNLRGASLIRFGKGVTLERGVIIDGLMRKGVVLGDNVKIGAYSVIVGAPASNLGEGISMGANSAVDAYSFLGSSGFISIGENVIMGQHVGFHPENHNFDRTDIPIREQGTTRVGIIIEDDVWVGSNAIFLDGAHVGKGCVIGAGSVVRGNIPPYSIAVGVPAKVVRSRMPGEQVPHSGATGAD, via the coding sequence ATGAGCGACTTTCTCTATAAATCCGTGGAATCGTTCGGGAGCAAAATAAAAGGACGGCCATTCCATCTGGATCGAAGTATTCCACTCTCCTTATTGCTGGGATTGATGCTCCGGCGCGCCATCTGGCTGATGCGCGGCGTCTTCAAACTTCTATTTCTGCAGCGTCGCGTCGCAACTGTATTTATGGCCAAAGGCGTCAATCTCCGTGGCGCGTCGCTCATTCGTTTTGGCAAAGGCGTGACTCTGGAGCGCGGCGTCATCATTGACGGTCTCATGCGCAAAGGTGTTGTGCTGGGTGACAACGTGAAGATTGGCGCTTACTCGGTGATCGTGGGCGCGCCCGCATCCAACCTCGGTGAAGGCATCAGCATGGGAGCCAATTCCGCCGTCGATGCTTATTCCTTCCTCGGCAGCTCCGGGTTCATCTCCATCGGCGAAAACGTGATCATGGGCCAGCACGTGGGATTTCATCCGGAAAACCACAACTTTGATCGGACTGATATTCCGATTCGCGAGCAGGGCACCACGCGCGTGGGCATCATTATTGAAGACGATGTCTGGGTGGGGTCGAACGCAATTTTTCTCGATGGCGCGCATGTGGGCAAAGGATGCGTGATAGGCGCGGGCAGTGTGGTGCGCGGCAACATTCCACCGTATTCGATAGCGGTAGGCGTGCCGGCAAAAGTTGTGCGTTCCAGAATGCCCGGAGAACAAGTCCCGCATTCGGGCGCGACCGGAGCGGATTGA
- a CDS encoding thiolase family protein, with translation MREAVVVTSSRTALAKSFRGSFNATRPDDLAAHCIKDVLRKTPKLDLSEIEDVILGCGQPHGPQGHNVARVAAMLAGLPSSVAGTTVNRFCSSGLQAIAMAAHQIMHEGVDAAIGGGVESISMAVRDASPNPLLQSTMPGIYMVMGDTAEVVAKRYKVSRQVQDEYSLLSQQRTARAQQEGFFKKEIAPIKVTKSVLDKKTNEVIGKEEVVADKDECNRPDTTLEGLLALKPHFDPTSGQGSVTAGNSSQLSDGASATLLMSRERADQLGIPYQLVFRGFQVSGCNADEMGIGPIFAVPKLLKRAGLKMDDIDIWELNEAFAVQVVYCFHHLGIDPEKLNVNGGSISIGHPFGMTGSRMVGTMANEMERRKHRYGVVTMCVGGGQGAAGLFERAT, from the coding sequence ATGAGAGAAGCGGTGGTAGTTACAAGCTCGCGCACGGCGCTGGCAAAATCGTTTCGCGGATCGTTCAACGCAACGCGTCCTGACGACCTGGCGGCACACTGCATAAAGGATGTGCTGCGCAAAACGCCGAAACTCGATCTCAGCGAAATTGAAGACGTAATACTCGGCTGCGGGCAGCCGCACGGCCCGCAGGGCCACAACGTAGCGCGCGTCGCCGCCATGCTTGCGGGACTTCCGTCGTCAGTGGCGGGGACTACCGTGAATCGTTTTTGCTCGTCGGGTTTGCAGGCTATTGCCATGGCGGCGCACCAGATCATGCATGAAGGCGTCGACGCGGCAATTGGCGGCGGAGTGGAAAGCATCAGCATGGCGGTCCGCGACGCGAGCCCAAATCCTCTCCTGCAATCAACCATGCCGGGAATTTACATGGTGATGGGCGATACCGCGGAAGTTGTGGCGAAGCGCTACAAGGTCAGCCGGCAGGTCCAGGATGAATATTCTCTGCTTAGCCAGCAGCGCACCGCCCGCGCCCAGCAGGAAGGCTTTTTCAAGAAAGAGATTGCGCCCATCAAGGTAACCAAGTCCGTATTGGACAAGAAGACGAATGAAGTGATCGGCAAAGAAGAAGTGGTGGCCGATAAAGACGAATGCAACCGGCCCGACACTACGCTCGAAGGCCTGCTGGCGCTCAAGCCTCACTTTGATCCGACGAGTGGCCAGGGTTCAGTCACGGCAGGCAATTCGTCGCAACTGTCTGACGGCGCTTCCGCTACGCTACTCATGTCGCGCGAACGCGCTGACCAGCTCGGCATTCCTTATCAACTGGTTTTTCGCGGCTTCCAGGTGTCCGGCTGCAATGCCGACGAAATGGGCATCGGCCCGATTTTTGCCGTGCCCAAACTTCTTAAGCGCGCAGGATTAAAGATGGACGACATCGACATCTGGGAGCTGAATGAAGCTTTCGCCGTGCAGGTTGTGTATTGCTTCCATCATCTCGGCATCGATCCTGAGAAGCTGAACGTGAACGGCGGGTCAATTTCCATCGGTCATCCCTTTGGCATGACTGGATCGCGCATGGTGGGTACTATGGCCAATGAGATGGAGCGGCGGAAACATCGCTATGGCGTGGTGACCATGTGCGTTGGCGGCGGACAGGGAGCAGCCGGTCTCTTTGAGCGGGCTACCTAA
- a CDS encoding LysR family transcriptional regulator: MHLSQVDLNLFVVLEAIYREGNLTRAGRQLKLTQPAMSHALKRLRELLQDPLFIREGANMVPTPFSRNMINEVRQALQILEVNLYENRNFDPAHTRRNFQIGFWELMESTILPPLAKVLARAAPEISITTLRVKRREIEQELASGTLDLVLDVPITISDNVRQQPLFSDRVVVMARKGHPAVGSGLDLDTYLRQDHVLVSSRRLGPSLVDTELNRLGRKRRIVLRCQHYFAACRVVGETDMLLTIPEHYAQMLNTGFDHRLYPFPLKSLQQLEIHMYWHESAENDPPNRWLREQIKKVVDGIFSEPAPEVRSRARRSEKSRPRPQLMRRSP; this comes from the coding sequence GTGCATCTGAGCCAGGTCGATCTTAACCTGTTTGTTGTGCTGGAGGCCATTTACCGCGAAGGCAATCTCACGCGCGCGGGCCGCCAGCTCAAGCTCACGCAGCCGGCCATGAGCCACGCGCTCAAGCGGCTGCGCGAACTGCTGCAGGACCCTCTTTTTATCCGTGAAGGCGCCAACATGGTTCCAACGCCGTTCAGCCGCAACATGATTAATGAAGTTCGCCAGGCGCTGCAGATCCTGGAAGTAAATCTTTATGAGAACCGCAATTTTGATCCGGCCCACACGCGGCGTAATTTTCAGATCGGCTTCTGGGAGTTGATGGAATCCACCATTCTGCCTCCGCTGGCAAAAGTTCTGGCCCGCGCGGCGCCGGAGATTTCGATCACTACATTGCGCGTCAAGCGCCGTGAGATTGAGCAGGAACTGGCCAGCGGCACCTTGGACCTTGTTCTGGATGTCCCTATTACCATCAGTGATAACGTTCGCCAGCAGCCGTTATTTTCCGATCGCGTGGTAGTCATGGCGCGCAAGGGGCATCCGGCCGTCGGGAGTGGACTCGATCTCGACACGTATCTCCGGCAGGACCATGTTCTTGTCTCGTCGCGGCGTCTCGGTCCCAGCCTGGTGGATACTGAATTGAACCGCTTGGGCCGCAAGCGCCGGATCGTCCTGCGCTGCCAGCATTATTTTGCCGCCTGCCGCGTCGTCGGTGAAACGGACATGCTGCTGACCATCCCGGAGCATTACGCGCAAATGCTCAACACGGGTTTTGATCATCGGCTGTATCCGTTTCCGTTAAAGAGCCTGCAACAGCTGGAGATTCATATGTACTGGCATGAAAGCGCGGAAAATGATCCGCCGAACCGCTGGCTGCGCGAGCAGATCAAAAAGGTTGTGGATGGAATATTCTCGGAGCCTGCGCCTGAGGTGCGTAGCCGCGCTCGCCGCTCTGAAAAATCGCGGCCCAGGCCGCAACTCATGAGGAGAAGCCCATGA
- a CDS encoding threonine/serine dehydratase produces MVSLKDIQNARLLLREVAVRTPLVLCKLPNDPQMQKNDRQIFIKPENLQPVGSFKLRGAYNKISSLSAEERKRGVVAHSSGNHAQGVAFAARALGVKATIVMPAAAPKIKLDATRAMGAEVVLVGPISDDRIKKAEELERDRGLVPVPPYDDEKIVAGQGTIGLEIFEDMADVELVLVPVGGGGLISGVATAIKESKPKAKVIGVEPEFAADAQASLRSGKIQSISGESAARTAADGLRSQSIGEINFEHIRKYVDEIITVTEDEIRRAMRRLLFSARVLAEPSGAVTTAAAMFHADELPAGKTVAVLTGGNIEPQLFSDIILQTV; encoded by the coding sequence ATGGTCAGCCTTAAAGACATACAAAATGCCCGTTTATTGCTCCGCGAAGTCGCGGTGCGTACGCCTCTAGTGCTTTGCAAACTGCCGAATGACCCGCAAATGCAAAAGAACGATCGGCAGATTTTTATCAAGCCGGAAAACCTTCAGCCCGTAGGATCGTTTAAGCTGCGCGGGGCTTACAACAAGATCTCGTCGCTCTCGGCAGAAGAGCGCAAGCGCGGCGTGGTGGCGCATTCCAGTGGCAATCATGCGCAGGGCGTGGCGTTTGCAGCGCGAGCGCTGGGCGTGAAAGCGACGATTGTGATGCCTGCAGCGGCGCCCAAGATCAAGCTGGACGCAACGCGCGCCATGGGCGCTGAAGTTGTTCTGGTGGGGCCAATAAGTGACGATCGCATCAAGAAAGCAGAAGAGCTTGAGCGGGACCGCGGGCTGGTTCCGGTGCCGCCGTATGACGACGAAAAGATTGTGGCCGGACAAGGAACGATCGGACTGGAAATCTTTGAGGACATGGCTGACGTTGAGCTGGTGCTGGTCCCGGTTGGCGGCGGAGGCCTGATCAGCGGCGTTGCCACGGCGATCAAGGAATCGAAGCCCAAAGCCAAAGTGATTGGCGTGGAACCGGAGTTTGCCGCTGACGCGCAGGCCAGTCTGCGATCGGGAAAGATACAGTCCATCTCCGGTGAGAGCGCGGCGCGCACCGCTGCTGATGGGTTGCGGTCACAAAGTATTGGCGAGATTAATTTTGAGCACATCCGCAAATATGTGGATGAAATCATTACGGTGACGGAAGACGAGATCAGGCGGGCGATGCGGCGATTGCTGTTTTCCGCCCGCGTACTGGCTGAGCCCAGCGGCGCTGTGACAACGGCGGCTGCCATGTTTCACGCGGACGAACTTCCCGCAGGCAAGACCGTGGCCGTGCTGACCGGTGGCAACATTGAACCGCAGCTTTTTTCTGACATCATTCTGCAAACCGTGTAA
- a CDS encoding zinc-dependent alcohol dehydrogenase: MKAAVLHELKKPFVIEEVERPKPGQGEVLIKVEACGVCHSDLHVAEGDWKQFGGITKLPLIVGHEVAGKVVEVGPGVKELKVGDRVGVPWIFWTCGECEFCREGNENLCVKQKITGVTVDGGYAEYIKAPATHATKIPDSVSSVQAAPLFCAGVTVYRAIMQAKPQRGQRLAVFGVGGLGHLAIQIGVHLGLEVSAVDVADDKLELAKTLGAANTFNAATSNVVKEMRRRGSAHIVLVTSGSKAAYDTGFYCVRPTGTLLAVGLPAEICFPPIMMAAGEVNIKASAVGTRKDLEHVLALAAQGKLHCQVATRPLADVNAIFEDMRGGKISGRIVLTM, translated from the coding sequence ATGAAAGCAGCAGTCTTGCACGAATTGAAGAAACCATTCGTTATCGAGGAAGTTGAACGCCCCAAGCCCGGCCAAGGCGAAGTCCTGATCAAGGTGGAGGCCTGCGGTGTTTGCCATTCTGACCTGCATGTGGCCGAAGGCGATTGGAAACAATTCGGTGGGATCACCAAGCTGCCGCTCATCGTTGGACATGAAGTCGCCGGGAAAGTAGTTGAAGTCGGCCCCGGCGTGAAGGAGCTCAAAGTCGGCGACCGTGTCGGCGTGCCGTGGATTTTCTGGACTTGCGGTGAATGTGAATTCTGCCGTGAAGGCAATGAGAATCTTTGCGTGAAGCAGAAGATTACCGGCGTTACGGTCGATGGCGGCTATGCGGAGTACATCAAAGCGCCGGCTACCCATGCGACAAAAATTCCTGACTCGGTTTCATCCGTGCAGGCCGCGCCGCTCTTTTGCGCGGGTGTTACGGTCTATCGCGCCATCATGCAGGCCAAACCGCAACGCGGACAGCGGCTCGCGGTCTTCGGCGTCGGCGGCCTAGGACATCTGGCGATTCAGATCGGTGTACATCTCGGTCTGGAAGTTTCGGCGGTAGATGTGGCCGATGACAAGCTAGAGTTGGCCAAGACGCTGGGCGCGGCCAATACGTTTAACGCTGCGACATCAAACGTTGTAAAAGAAATGCGCCGTCGCGGCAGCGCCCACATCGTCCTGGTCACGTCAGGCTCCAAAGCCGCGTATGACACGGGGTTCTATTGTGTGCGTCCTACCGGCACTCTGCTTGCCGTGGGCCTTCCGGCAGAGATCTGTTTTCCACCAATCATGATGGCGGCCGGCGAGGTCAACATAAAAGCGTCAGCGGTCGGCACGCGCAAAGATCTGGAGCACGTTTTGGCGCTGGCTGCTCAAGGCAAATTGCACTGCCAGGTGGCCACGCGTCCGCTGGCTGATGTGAATGCAATCTTCGAAGATATGCGTGGCGGAAAAATTTCCGGACGCATCGTTCTCACCATGTAA
- a CDS encoding DUF2721 domain-containing protein has protein sequence MTDIARLFQAFLAPAIFVSATALLALSINVRLMGIVSRLRQYVHARHDAAKNGRLQEADAYTAQITLIEERASMIRRCFLLVLIALAATLGSCLLLGLGLYWQQAAEGAVIIFVLAMLSLLSGTFYYIREVSVSLSSVRLEASDSRFMDLGSQPEVGRRDPL, from the coding sequence ATGACCGATATCGCCCGGCTGTTTCAAGCATTTCTTGCTCCCGCCATCTTCGTTTCGGCGACTGCCTTGCTGGCGCTCTCAATCAATGTCCGCCTGATGGGTATCGTGAGCCGACTCAGGCAGTATGTGCATGCGCGGCATGATGCCGCCAAAAATGGCCGCCTGCAGGAGGCCGATGCATACACGGCGCAGATCACGCTCATCGAGGAACGCGCAAGTATGATCAGGCGGTGCTTCCTTCTGGTGCTGATTGCCCTTGCCGCGACGCTAGGCTCTTGTCTCCTGCTGGGACTGGGTCTCTACTGGCAGCAGGCCGCGGAAGGAGCAGTGATTATTTTTGTCCTGGCAATGCTCAGCCTGCTGTCAGGAACCTTTTATTACATTCGGGAAGTCAGTGTTTCCTTAAGCTCGGTACGCCTTGAAGCATCCGACTCACGGTTCATGGACCTGGGTTCGCAACCCGAGGTAGGCAGACGCGATCCGCTCTAA
- a CDS encoding acyl-CoA dehydrogenase family protein, with protein MNFDYTDKVKSLQQRLRAFMEEHIYPNEKRFYQEIENDRWAPTKIIEELKPKARAAGLWNLFLPDDDQGAGLTNLEYAPLCEIMGRSILAPEVFNCSAPDTGNMEVLARYGTPEQKERWLKPLLAGEIRSCFAMTEPAVASSDATNIQASIRREGNEYVLNGRKWWSSGAGDPRCKIAIFMGKTDPTARKHQQQSMVLVPMDAPGVKIERMLTVFGYDHAPHGHGEVNFENVRIPVTNMLLGEGRGFEIAQGRLGPGRIHHCMRCIGVAERALETMCQRVKMRVAFGKPLAEQGTLRADIAQSRMEIEQARLLTLKAAYMMDTVGNKEARAEIAMIKVLAPNVTLRVLDRAIQAHGGAGVSQDTFLAGAWANVRTLRLADGPDEVHLESLAKHELQKGSPRVVKAGVANASD; from the coding sequence ATGAATTTTGATTACACCGACAAAGTCAAATCCTTGCAGCAGCGTTTACGCGCTTTCATGGAAGAGCATATTTATCCGAACGAGAAGCGCTTCTACCAGGAAATTGAGAATGACCGCTGGGCCCCAACCAAGATAATTGAGGAACTGAAGCCCAAGGCACGCGCCGCCGGGTTGTGGAATTTGTTTCTGCCCGATGACGACCAGGGCGCAGGGCTTACCAATCTGGAATACGCCCCGCTATGCGAAATCATGGGCCGCAGCATTCTTGCGCCGGAAGTGTTCAATTGTTCCGCGCCCGATACCGGCAACATGGAAGTGCTGGCACGCTACGGAACGCCCGAACAAAAAGAACGCTGGCTGAAGCCGCTGCTGGCGGGAGAGATACGGTCTTGCTTCGCCATGACAGAGCCGGCTGTCGCTTCGTCAGACGCGACAAACATTCAGGCCAGCATTCGGCGTGAAGGCAATGAATACGTTTTGAATGGCCGCAAGTGGTGGTCATCTGGAGCGGGCGATCCGCGCTGCAAGATTGCGATCTTTATGGGCAAAACCGATCCAACGGCCAGGAAACATCAGCAGCAATCCATGGTGCTGGTGCCCATGGACGCGCCGGGAGTGAAGATTGAGCGGATGCTGACCGTGTTTGGTTACGATCACGCGCCGCACGGGCACGGTGAAGTAAATTTTGAGAATGTTCGCATTCCGGTAACAAACATGCTGCTGGGCGAAGGACGCGGCTTTGAGATTGCCCAGGGCCGACTGGGGCCGGGGCGCATTCATCATTGCATGCGCTGCATCGGGGTAGCGGAGCGCGCGCTGGAAACGATGTGCCAACGCGTGAAAATGCGCGTGGCATTTGGCAAGCCGCTGGCGGAACAAGGCACGCTGCGGGCGGACATTGCGCAATCCCGCATGGAGATTGAGCAGGCGCGACTGCTCACCTTGAAAGCTGCCTACATGATGGATACCGTGGGCAACAAGGAAGCACGGGCGGAAATCGCAATGATTAAAGTCCTGGCTCCCAACGTGACTTTGCGTGTGCTGGATCGCGCGATTCAGGCGCATGGAGGGGCAGGCGTTTCACAGGATACGTTCCTGGCGGGCGCATGGGCCAACGTAAGGACTCTGCGTCTGGCGGACGGCCCCGACGAAGTCCATCTTGAATCCCTGGCGAAACATGAGTTGCAGAAGGGCTCTCCGCGCGTGGTAAAAGCCGGCGTGGCAAACGCGAGCGACTAG